The Struthio camelus isolate bStrCam1 chromosome 5, bStrCam1.hap1, whole genome shotgun sequence genome has a segment encoding these proteins:
- the TRMT5 gene encoding tRNA (guanine(37)-N1)-methyltransferase isoform X2, whose product MRTLWRFGYSARLLKTNHFRTAASNTSFPAVWMLLAQYSGRIPGPFVVIQRNSFFTMPETVEDKGNLELYSPPPKVRGMTELNREAFKRTVVVPVLKVKKEIISTLLKSLKHTVLQRPGLKRVVEDPEDENNRLLILDPHKIAEFSLGESEQEVLKQLNIPPEVCKYDLELTYDNFKSEEILRAVLPEGQDVTSGFSRVGHIAHLNLRDHQLPYRHLIGQVIIDKNPGVTCVVNKTSIIDNTYRNFQMEVLAGESNLVTKVKENNIAYELDFSKVYWNPRLSTEHGRIVELLKPGDVLFDVFAGIGPFAIPAAKKKCRVFANDLNPESYNWLLHNCKLNKVYNKIKAFNMDGRDFLLGPVREELSKEFPLQTKEQKTSFHIVMNLPALALEFLDVFRHLLVGEPRSTAVLPTVHCYAFSKHDDPAKDIQERAEASLGTSLDGRCSTYLVRNVAPNKEMMCISFQIPADVLYKRPCPAEEKPASKRLRTSKDFSEEKLLS is encoded by the exons GACTTTATGGAGATTTGGATACTCTGCCAGACTACTGAAAACTAATCATTTTAGGACAGCTGCATCAAATACATCATTTCCAGCGGTTTGGATGCTATTGGCGCAATATTCTGGCAGAATACCTGGACCCTTTGTAGTAATTCAAAGAAATAGTTTCTTTACAATGCCTGAAACCGTAGAGGATAAAGGTAACCTAGAACTGTATTCGCCACCTCCTAAAGTGCGTGGAATGACAGAACTCAATAGAGAAGCTTTCAAGAGGACAGTTGTTGTTCCAGTTCTTAAAGTTAAGAAAGAAATAATAAGTACTTTGTTGAAGTCCTTAAAACATACGGTGCTACAGCGGCCTGGTCTAAAACGAGTGGTTGAAGATCCAGAAGATGAGAACAACAGACTCCTTATATTGGATCCCCATAAAATAGCAGAATTCTCACTGGGAGAATCAGAACAAGAGGTATTAAAACAGCTTAATATTCCTCCTGAGGTGTGCAAGTATGACTTGGAGCTGACTTATGACAATTTCAAGTCAGAGGAGATCCTACGAGCAGTCCTTCCTGAAGGTCAAGATGTCACCTCTGGATTTAGCCGTGTTGGCCACATAGCACATTTGAATCTTAGAGATCATCAGCTACCTTACAGACATCTGATTG GCCAGGTTATAATTGACAAGAATCCAGGAGTCACCTGTGTAGTGAATAAAACCAGTATTATTGACAACACTTACAGAAATTTTCAAATGGAAGTGCTAGCTGGAGAGAGCAACCTGGTAACCAAG gtcaaagaaaataatattgcaTATGAATTGGACTTCTCAAAAGTCTACTGGAATCCCCGTCTTTCCACAGAGCATGGCCGTATTGTTGAGCTTTTAAAGCCTGGTGATGTTCTTTTCGATGTCTTTGCTGGGATTGGACCTTTTGCTATtccagcagcaaagaaaaagtgCCGTGTATTTGCAAATGATCTCAATCCTGAATCCTACAACTGGCTTCTGCACAACTGTAAACTAAACAAAGTATACAACAAGATAAAAGCATTCAACATGGATGGCAGGGACTTTCTTCTGGGGCCAGTTAGAGAAGAACTAAGTAAAGAGTTCCCACTTcaaacaaaagaacagaaaacctcTTTTCATATAGTCATGAATTTGCCAGCTTTGGCTCTTGAATTTCTAGATGTTTTCAGACATCTCTTAGTTGGAGAGCCACGCAGCACCGCTGTGCTCCCCACGGTGCACTGCTACGCTTTCTCCAAACATGATGACCCAGCCAAAGATATTCAAGAACGAGCTGAGGCTTCACTGGGAACCTCCTTAGATGGACGCTGTTCTACTTACCTGGTTAGAAATGTTGCACCGAACAAGGAGATGATGTGCATTAGTTTCCAGATTCCAGCTGATGTCCTATACAAGAGGCCCTGCCCTGCTGAAG AGAAACCAGCCTCTAAACGTCTGCGTACcagcaaagatttttctgaagagaAGTTATTGAGTTGA
- the TRMT5 gene encoding tRNA (guanine(37)-N1)-methyltransferase isoform X3: MLLAQYSGRIPGPFVVIQRNSFFTMPETVEDKGNLELYSPPPKVRGMTELNREAFKRTVVVPVLKVKKEIISTLLKSLKHTVLQRPGLKRVVEDPEDENNRLLILDPHKIAEFSLGESEQEVLKQLNIPPEVCKYDLELTYDNFKSEEILRAVLPEGQDVTSGFSRVGHIAHLNLRDHQLPYRHLIGQVIIDKNPGVTCVVNKTSIIDNTYRNFQMEVLAGESNLVTKVKENNIAYELDFSKVYWNPRLSTEHGRIVELLKPGDVLFDVFAGIGPFAIPAAKKKCRVFANDLNPESYNWLLHNCKLNKVYNKIKAFNMDGRDFLLGPVREELSKEFPLQTKEQKTSFHIVMNLPALALEFLDVFRHLLVGEPRSTAVLPTVHCYAFSKHDDPAKDIQERAEASLGTSLDGRCSTYLVRNVAPNKEMMCISFQIPADVLYKRPCPAEEKPASKRLRTSKDFSEEKLLS, from the exons ATGCTATTGGCGCAATATTCTGGCAGAATACCTGGACCCTTTGTAGTAATTCAAAGAAATAGTTTCTTTACAATGCCTGAAACCGTAGAGGATAAAGGTAACCTAGAACTGTATTCGCCACCTCCTAAAGTGCGTGGAATGACAGAACTCAATAGAGAAGCTTTCAAGAGGACAGTTGTTGTTCCAGTTCTTAAAGTTAAGAAAGAAATAATAAGTACTTTGTTGAAGTCCTTAAAACATACGGTGCTACAGCGGCCTGGTCTAAAACGAGTGGTTGAAGATCCAGAAGATGAGAACAACAGACTCCTTATATTGGATCCCCATAAAATAGCAGAATTCTCACTGGGAGAATCAGAACAAGAGGTATTAAAACAGCTTAATATTCCTCCTGAGGTGTGCAAGTATGACTTGGAGCTGACTTATGACAATTTCAAGTCAGAGGAGATCCTACGAGCAGTCCTTCCTGAAGGTCAAGATGTCACCTCTGGATTTAGCCGTGTTGGCCACATAGCACATTTGAATCTTAGAGATCATCAGCTACCTTACAGACATCTGATTG GCCAGGTTATAATTGACAAGAATCCAGGAGTCACCTGTGTAGTGAATAAAACCAGTATTATTGACAACACTTACAGAAATTTTCAAATGGAAGTGCTAGCTGGAGAGAGCAACCTGGTAACCAAG gtcaaagaaaataatattgcaTATGAATTGGACTTCTCAAAAGTCTACTGGAATCCCCGTCTTTCCACAGAGCATGGCCGTATTGTTGAGCTTTTAAAGCCTGGTGATGTTCTTTTCGATGTCTTTGCTGGGATTGGACCTTTTGCTATtccagcagcaaagaaaaagtgCCGTGTATTTGCAAATGATCTCAATCCTGAATCCTACAACTGGCTTCTGCACAACTGTAAACTAAACAAAGTATACAACAAGATAAAAGCATTCAACATGGATGGCAGGGACTTTCTTCTGGGGCCAGTTAGAGAAGAACTAAGTAAAGAGTTCCCACTTcaaacaaaagaacagaaaacctcTTTTCATATAGTCATGAATTTGCCAGCTTTGGCTCTTGAATTTCTAGATGTTTTCAGACATCTCTTAGTTGGAGAGCCACGCAGCACCGCTGTGCTCCCCACGGTGCACTGCTACGCTTTCTCCAAACATGATGACCCAGCCAAAGATATTCAAGAACGAGCTGAGGCTTCACTGGGAACCTCCTTAGATGGACGCTGTTCTACTTACCTGGTTAGAAATGTTGCACCGAACAAGGAGATGATGTGCATTAGTTTCCAGATTCCAGCTGATGTCCTATACAAGAGGCCCTGCCCTGCTGAAG AGAAACCAGCCTCTAAACGTCTGCGTACcagcaaagatttttctgaagagaAGTTATTGAGTTGA
- the TRMT5 gene encoding tRNA (guanine(37)-N1)-methyltransferase isoform X1, translating into MAERVTLTQEQTRGTLWRFGYSARLLKTNHFRTAASNTSFPAVWMLLAQYSGRIPGPFVVIQRNSFFTMPETVEDKGNLELYSPPPKVRGMTELNREAFKRTVVVPVLKVKKEIISTLLKSLKHTVLQRPGLKRVVEDPEDENNRLLILDPHKIAEFSLGESEQEVLKQLNIPPEVCKYDLELTYDNFKSEEILRAVLPEGQDVTSGFSRVGHIAHLNLRDHQLPYRHLIGQVIIDKNPGVTCVVNKTSIIDNTYRNFQMEVLAGESNLVTKVKENNIAYELDFSKVYWNPRLSTEHGRIVELLKPGDVLFDVFAGIGPFAIPAAKKKCRVFANDLNPESYNWLLHNCKLNKVYNKIKAFNMDGRDFLLGPVREELSKEFPLQTKEQKTSFHIVMNLPALALEFLDVFRHLLVGEPRSTAVLPTVHCYAFSKHDDPAKDIQERAEASLGTSLDGRCSTYLVRNVAPNKEMMCISFQIPADVLYKRPCPAEEKPASKRLRTSKDFSEEKLLS; encoded by the exons atggcagaGCGTGTAACCCTTACGCAGGAGCAAACCAGAGG GACTTTATGGAGATTTGGATACTCTGCCAGACTACTGAAAACTAATCATTTTAGGACAGCTGCATCAAATACATCATTTCCAGCGGTTTGGATGCTATTGGCGCAATATTCTGGCAGAATACCTGGACCCTTTGTAGTAATTCAAAGAAATAGTTTCTTTACAATGCCTGAAACCGTAGAGGATAAAGGTAACCTAGAACTGTATTCGCCACCTCCTAAAGTGCGTGGAATGACAGAACTCAATAGAGAAGCTTTCAAGAGGACAGTTGTTGTTCCAGTTCTTAAAGTTAAGAAAGAAATAATAAGTACTTTGTTGAAGTCCTTAAAACATACGGTGCTACAGCGGCCTGGTCTAAAACGAGTGGTTGAAGATCCAGAAGATGAGAACAACAGACTCCTTATATTGGATCCCCATAAAATAGCAGAATTCTCACTGGGAGAATCAGAACAAGAGGTATTAAAACAGCTTAATATTCCTCCTGAGGTGTGCAAGTATGACTTGGAGCTGACTTATGACAATTTCAAGTCAGAGGAGATCCTACGAGCAGTCCTTCCTGAAGGTCAAGATGTCACCTCTGGATTTAGCCGTGTTGGCCACATAGCACATTTGAATCTTAGAGATCATCAGCTACCTTACAGACATCTGATTG GCCAGGTTATAATTGACAAGAATCCAGGAGTCACCTGTGTAGTGAATAAAACCAGTATTATTGACAACACTTACAGAAATTTTCAAATGGAAGTGCTAGCTGGAGAGAGCAACCTGGTAACCAAG gtcaaagaaaataatattgcaTATGAATTGGACTTCTCAAAAGTCTACTGGAATCCCCGTCTTTCCACAGAGCATGGCCGTATTGTTGAGCTTTTAAAGCCTGGTGATGTTCTTTTCGATGTCTTTGCTGGGATTGGACCTTTTGCTATtccagcagcaaagaaaaagtgCCGTGTATTTGCAAATGATCTCAATCCTGAATCCTACAACTGGCTTCTGCACAACTGTAAACTAAACAAAGTATACAACAAGATAAAAGCATTCAACATGGATGGCAGGGACTTTCTTCTGGGGCCAGTTAGAGAAGAACTAAGTAAAGAGTTCCCACTTcaaacaaaagaacagaaaacctcTTTTCATATAGTCATGAATTTGCCAGCTTTGGCTCTTGAATTTCTAGATGTTTTCAGACATCTCTTAGTTGGAGAGCCACGCAGCACCGCTGTGCTCCCCACGGTGCACTGCTACGCTTTCTCCAAACATGATGACCCAGCCAAAGATATTCAAGAACGAGCTGAGGCTTCACTGGGAACCTCCTTAGATGGACGCTGTTCTACTTACCTGGTTAGAAATGTTGCACCGAACAAGGAGATGATGTGCATTAGTTTCCAGATTCCAGCTGATGTCCTATACAAGAGGCCCTGCCCTGCTGAAG AGAAACCAGCCTCTAAACGTCTGCGTACcagcaaagatttttctgaagagaAGTTATTGAGTTGA